One genomic region from Chloroherpetonaceae bacterium encodes:
- the ftsZ gene encoding cell division protein FtsZ, with protein MTSTFEFDRAAEHLGGAKIKIIGVGGCGGNAVNNMIERGITGVEFIVCNTDRQALSASKADETIQLGREATKGLGAGFNPLVGQKAAEEDRERISELVRNTDMLFITAGMGKGTGTGAAPVVAAIAKNLGILTIGIITKPFNYEGPRVTQTAEKGIEELRKHVDTLIVVQNQRILQLAPKGLKSRDAYNLANEVLYRAAKGISEIVTNHGHVNVDFADVRNIMTEAGDAVMGSAVASGEERALRAAKEAISSPLLDGQSIKGSSGVLVNITGDVSIDDVEIAMNYIQEQVGTDAHIIHGIVENEEKQGEITVTVIATGFNKKGVNFVRNISAATQQPIATPSGLKVVRSSGLQEPIKSPIQAKNVDPDQTQIFGSNSVGVPKAPETHLPKPFDVNDQRPFPTGRPQISEPQNMRDIYEIPAYMRKENQQPIQPIIKEKPPLDEEITEKPVTDLKSFNDERIRKNNPDRPAFLRRIMD; from the coding sequence ATGACGTCAACATTTGAATTTGACCGCGCTGCAGAGCATTTGGGCGGTGCCAAAATTAAAATTATTGGAGTTGGCGGTTGCGGTGGAAACGCAGTCAATAACATGATTGAACGGGGAATTACAGGCGTTGAGTTCATCGTCTGCAATACCGATAGACAAGCCCTTTCAGCCTCAAAAGCTGATGAAACCATACAACTCGGACGCGAAGCTACAAAAGGCTTAGGCGCAGGGTTTAATCCGCTTGTCGGTCAAAAAGCCGCTGAAGAAGATCGTGAAAGAATTTCTGAACTGGTCAGAAATACTGATATGCTTTTCATTACTGCCGGAATGGGCAAAGGTACCGGAACCGGCGCCGCGCCTGTTGTAGCGGCAATTGCTAAAAACTTAGGCATCTTAACTATTGGCATTATCACGAAGCCGTTCAATTATGAAGGCCCGCGTGTGACTCAAACAGCTGAAAAGGGTATTGAAGAATTACGAAAACATGTCGATACCCTCATTGTTGTTCAAAATCAGCGTATTCTTCAGCTTGCACCAAAAGGGCTGAAATCTCGCGATGCCTATAACCTTGCCAATGAAGTGCTCTATCGCGCCGCTAAAGGAATTTCCGAAATCGTGACCAATCACGGGCATGTCAATGTCGATTTCGCCGATGTTCGAAACATTATGACTGAGGCCGGTGATGCCGTGATGGGCTCAGCCGTAGCATCAGGCGAAGAGCGTGCGCTCCGAGCGGCAAAAGAAGCCATCTCAAGCCCCTTACTCGATGGCCAATCAATCAAAGGCTCCTCAGGTGTATTGGTGAACATTACAGGTGATGTGAGTATCGACGACGTCGAGATCGCAATGAATTACATTCAAGAACAAGTTGGAACTGATGCTCACATCATTCACGGTATTGTGGAAAATGAGGAAAAGCAAGGTGAAATTACAGTAACCGTTATTGCGACAGGATTCAATAAAAAGGGGGTCAATTTTGTCCGCAATATTTCCGCGGCTACTCAGCAGCCTATCGCAACCCCAAGTGGATTAAAAGTCGTTCGCTCAAGCGGTTTGCAAGAGCCCATTAAATCGCCAATTCAAGCAAAAAATGTTGATCCCGATCAAACTCAAATTTTCGGATCAAATTCAGTAGGGGTGCCAAAGGCTCCGGAAACTCATTTGCCGAAACCCTTTGATGTCAATGACCAAAGGCCATTTCCAACAGGCCGCCCGCAAATTTCTGAACCGCAAAATATGCGCGATATCTACGAGATACCCGCCTATATGCGAAAAGAAAATCAGCAACCGATTCAGCCCATCATTAAGGAAAAACCACCGCTCGATGAGGAAATCACTGAGAAGCCAGTGACTGACTTAAAATCGTTTAACGATGAACGAATTCGAAAAAATAATCCCGATCGCCCGGCGTTTCTTCGAAGAATTATGGACTAA
- the ftsA gene encoding cell division protein FtsA: MKDKIVVGLDIGTTKICVVVAKKDEFGKIQILGVGKAKSEGVSRAAVVNINKTVDAITKAVEQAEQLSGIRIKGVNVGISGEHVQCIKSNAEITINPSGIVREDDVRRFVDKAKNNLINLINLEREIIHSIPQEFIIDDQEGVIDPIGMVGQTMKGAVYVVVGMKNKIRNIEQCIEKAGLVINGMTFEPIASGLAVLKESEKKSGVAIIDIGGGTSDIAIYTKGVIRHSEVIKLAAFDVTNDIAYGLKTLDYVAEDLKIKYGFAYSRDLIRDEEIHVQSIEGRAPKMFMRSQLTNIIEARLIEIFEHSVKVLKKSDYYDYLNAGAILTGGGSMIDGTQALAQEILGMDVRIGKPEGISGGMLGEINSPIYATAVGLVLRALEEIEQNPIRAENSLLSEERAATEVPKEIPKENDNSLVNRLKNWFDQI, translated from the coding sequence ATGAAAGATAAAATTGTTGTAGGGTTGGATATCGGCACCACCAAAATTTGTGTGGTTGTCGCTAAGAAAGATGAATTCGGAAAAATTCAAATTCTTGGCGTTGGAAAAGCAAAATCGGAAGGGGTTTCAAGAGCAGCAGTAGTGAACATCAATAAAACAGTTGATGCCATCACAAAAGCCGTTGAGCAAGCGGAGCAACTGTCGGGCATACGCATCAAAGGGGTAAATGTGGGTATATCGGGTGAGCATGTCCAATGCATAAAGTCGAATGCCGAAATTACCATTAACCCCAGCGGAATTGTTCGAGAAGACGATGTCCGCCGGTTTGTCGATAAAGCCAAAAATAACCTGATTAATCTGATCAATCTTGAGCGAGAAATCATTCACTCGATTCCGCAAGAATTTATTATCGATGATCAAGAAGGTGTTATTGACCCAATTGGGATGGTCGGTCAAACGATGAAGGGTGCCGTGTATGTGGTGGTTGGAATGAAGAATAAAATTCGCAATATCGAGCAGTGTATTGAAAAGGCTGGTCTTGTCATCAATGGAATGACCTTTGAACCCATTGCATCGGGGCTTGCAGTCTTAAAAGAATCAGAGAAAAAGTCTGGCGTTGCAATTATTGATATCGGCGGAGGAACATCCGATATCGCGATTTATACAAAAGGTGTCATTCGTCATTCAGAAGTCATAAAATTGGCAGCCTTTGATGTTACGAACGACATCGCTTACGGCCTTAAAACACTTGACTATGTTGCAGAAGATCTTAAAATCAAATACGGATTTGCCTACTCTCGCGATCTTATTCGTGACGAGGAAATTCATGTCCAAAGCATTGAAGGCCGAGCACCAAAAATGTTTATGCGTAGTCAACTGACAAATATTATCGAAGCCCGATTGATTGAAATTTTTGAGCACTCTGTAAAAGTCCTAAAAAAATCTGACTACTACGATTATCTCAATGCCGGTGCAATTCTCACCGGAGGTGGTTCAATGATCGACGGTACCCAAGCTCTCGCCCAAGAGATTCTTGGAATGGATGTTCGAATCGGAAAACCAGAAGGTATATCAGGAGGTATGCTTGGTGAAATAAATTCACCGATTTACGCAACGGCCGTAGGGCTTGTCTTACGCGCACTCGAAGAAATCGAACAAAATCCGATTCGTGCCGAAAATTCATTGCTCTCCGAAGAAAGAGCCGCAACCGAGGTGCCAAAAGAAATTCCCAAAGAAAATGATAACTCTTTGGTGAATCGACTTAAAAACTGGTTTGATCAAATTTAA
- a CDS encoding FtsQ-type POTRA domain-containing protein produces the protein MKGYVDLGEDRPFEPKNNRADLPSTAQSYITTDEKPSLELKENIENSETEREGITEPDANDSRKKLWVIGALVSVLIVAFIASRLLLGESKFERLIVTGNQTVAEESIVKLTKKWRGMSLSEVSITAIADTLQSEPFIAKAIVSKELPDAIRVEIVEEIPVAMASVSGKWVMISREGSLLPFASEAMKGSGKIPVLSGFQKIVKEEGKRKLDRTEVSDALFFLNELQKSEFAKMVIAEINVANPKRIIALTNDGDTRFYISGGAIETPQGESEKLTNEREEKRHQEVLVSFETFWKAVITKKGINAFEYVDLRYSGKVFAKASGYER, from the coding sequence ATGAAAGGATATGTTGACTTAGGGGAAGATCGGCCGTTTGAACCAAAAAATAATCGGGCAGATTTACCAAGCACAGCTCAAAGCTATATCACAACCGATGAGAAACCCTCATTGGAACTGAAAGAGAATATTGAAAATAGTGAAACCGAAAGGGAAGGAATAACGGAGCCTGATGCAAATGATTCACGAAAAAAATTATGGGTTATCGGTGCGCTGGTTTCTGTTCTCATTGTCGCTTTTATCGCATCTCGGTTGCTTCTTGGTGAGTCAAAATTTGAGAGGCTCATCGTCACAGGGAATCAAACCGTTGCTGAAGAATCAATCGTAAAGCTCACCAAAAAGTGGCGCGGAATGTCGCTTTCAGAGGTTTCAATTACGGCAATAGCAGATACGCTTCAATCTGAGCCATTTATTGCAAAGGCTATTGTGTCAAAAGAATTACCGGATGCCATTCGAGTTGAAATTGTTGAAGAAATTCCTGTTGCTATGGCCTCAGTCTCCGGGAAATGGGTTATGATTTCAAGAGAAGGAAGTTTACTGCCTTTTGCTTCCGAAGCAATGAAGGGCTCAGGAAAAATTCCGGTACTCAGTGGCTTTCAGAAAATTGTAAAAGAAGAAGGAAAGCGAAAGTTAGATCGTACGGAGGTAAGCGATGCCTTATTTTTCTTGAACGAGCTACAAAAAAGTGAATTTGCAAAAATGGTCATTGCTGAAATCAATGTTGCAAATCCAAAGCGAATTATTGCTCTTACAAACGATGGTGATACGCGATTCTACATTTCAGGTGGAGCCATAGAAACGCCGCAGGGAGAAAGTGAAAAATTAACGAATGAAAGGGAAGAGAAACGTCATCAGGAAGTATTGGTCAGTTTTGAAACATTCTGGAAAGCAGTGATTACCAAAAAGGGAATTAATGCTTTTGAGTATGTCGATTTAAGGTATTCAGGAAAAGTATTTGCCAAAGCATCGGGATATGAAAGATAA